A genomic segment from Thiomicrorhabdus aquaedulcis encodes:
- a CDS encoding Arm DNA-binding domain-containing protein produces MAGSIGDITRRTPQISTDKFLKSLKSADKSYRITDAGCKGLMIGVTAAGGRNWIYRYTFNNKPINMALKASYPALSLADA; encoded by the coding sequence ATGGCTGGGTCGATCGGAGATATTACAAGAAGAACACCGCAGATATCCACAGATAAATTTCTTAAGAGTTTAAAGTCCGCGGATAAGAGTTACAGGATTACCGACGCCGGCTGTAAAGGATTAATGATTGGCGTGACGGCCGCGGGTGGACGGAATTGGATTTATCGTTACACTTTTAATAATAAACCCATCAATATGGCGTTAAAGGCAAGTTATCCAGCACTTTCATTGGCTGATGCCTGA
- a CDS encoding LysR family transcriptional regulator gives MPKNFILARNATLRQLQVFECIGRKQSFTKAAEELHLTQPTVSMQVKKLSEVLDVKLFEQVGRQVYLTESGSYLYESAKKILAELSNTEEQINRVKGLAGGSVKFSVISTSQYFVPRIIQGFMASYPNVSVYMQVGNRENLVQRIIENKDDFYILGQPPEGLNVESFQLAENPLAFVVNSKHPLAKKKKLTLEDVKYEPFLMREKGSGIRTHIENVFAEEDFVPNVKMVMGGNESIRLGLLQNLGISVASLPTLVEDIENGNLSILDVKGFPIMRHWYLVYPKGKTFSIATEKLVELLKTEVKELYKWV, from the coding sequence ATGCCAAAGAATTTTATTTTAGCGCGCAATGCTACGTTACGTCAGCTGCAAGTGTTTGAGTGCATTGGTCGTAAACAGAGTTTTACTAAAGCCGCTGAGGAGTTGCATCTGACGCAACCGACTGTTTCCATGCAGGTGAAAAAGTTGTCTGAAGTGCTGGATGTAAAGCTGTTTGAGCAAGTGGGAAGGCAAGTTTACCTGACCGAGTCGGGCAGTTATTTGTATGAATCCGCGAAAAAAATACTCGCTGAACTCAGTAATACCGAAGAGCAAATTAACCGTGTAAAGGGCTTGGCGGGCGGGAGCGTCAAGTTCTCCGTCATTTCTACTTCGCAGTATTTTGTGCCTAGAATTATCCAAGGGTTTATGGCGAGTTACCCGAATGTGTCGGTGTATATGCAGGTGGGGAACCGTGAAAACTTGGTGCAGCGAATTATTGAGAACAAAGATGACTTTTACATTTTAGGTCAGCCACCTGAAGGGTTGAATGTGGAGAGTTTTCAATTGGCTGAGAACCCATTGGCCTTTGTGGTTAATTCTAAACACCCTCTAGCTAAAAAGAAGAAATTGACGCTAGAAGATGTCAAATACGAACCGTTTTTAATGCGCGAAAAAGGCTCGGGTATTCGCACGCATATTGAGAATGTGTTTGCTGAAGAGGACTTTGTCCCCAATGTCAAAATGGTGATGGGGGGCAATGAATCGATACGGTTAGGCCTTTTACAAAATTTGGGTATCTCTGTGGCGTCCTTGCCAACCCTAGTTGAAGACATCGAAAACGGAAATTTATCGATTTTGGACGTAAAAGGTTTTCCAATTATGCGACATTGGTACTTAGTTTACCCAAAAGGCAAAACCTTTTCGATTGCCACAGAGAAGCTTGTAGAGCTATTAAAAACCGAAGTTAAAGAGCTTTATAAATGGGTTTAA
- a CDS encoding ribulose-bisphosphate carboxylase codes for MDQSNRYADLMLKEENLIADDNHLLVAYRLKPAPGYGFLEVAAHIAAESSTGTNVEVSTTDDFTRGVDALVYEIDEVAFGEKGGLMKVAYPVALFDPNLTDGIYNISHMWSLILGNNQGMGDHEGLRMLDFYVPEKMVKRFDGPATDISDLWKVLGRPEVDGGYIAGTIIKPKLGLRPEPFAKACYDFWLGGDFIKNDEPQANQDFCPMKTVIPLVAETMERAQQATGQAKLFSANITADFHGEMIHRGEFILNEFAKYGNEKHVAFLVDGFVTGPAGVTTARRAFPDTYLHFHRAGHGALTSYKSPMGMDPLCYMKLARLMGASGIHTGTMGYGKMEGHSGETVLAYMLERDECQGTYFYQKWYGMKPTTPIISGGMNALRLPGFFENLGHGNVINTCGGGSFGHIDSPAAGGISLGQAYDCWKTGADPIEYAKEHPEFARAFESFPSDADKYYPGWREKLGAHK; via the coding sequence ATGGATCAATCGAATCGTTATGCTGACTTAATGCTAAAAGAAGAAAACCTAATTGCTGATGATAACCACCTTTTAGTGGCATATCGTCTAAAACCAGCTCCTGGTTATGGTTTTCTAGAAGTAGCGGCTCACATTGCAGCAGAATCTTCTACGGGTACTAACGTAGAGGTGTCTACTACCGATGACTTTACTCGCGGTGTTGATGCGCTTGTTTATGAAATCGATGAAGTGGCTTTTGGTGAAAAAGGTGGTCTGATGAAGGTCGCTTATCCGGTCGCTTTATTTGATCCTAACCTAACGGACGGCATTTATAACATTTCTCACATGTGGTCTCTAATCCTAGGTAACAACCAAGGTATGGGTGATCATGAAGGTTTGCGTATGTTGGATTTTTACGTTCCTGAGAAAATGGTTAAGCGTTTTGACGGTCCAGCGACAGATATTTCTGATCTTTGGAAAGTATTGGGTCGTCCAGAAGTTGACGGTGGTTACATTGCGGGTACGATTATTAAGCCTAAGTTAGGTCTTCGTCCTGAGCCATTTGCTAAAGCTTGTTATGATTTTTGGCTTGGTGGTGACTTCATCAAAAACGATGAACCACAAGCTAACCAAGACTTCTGCCCAATGAAAACCGTTATTCCTTTAGTTGCTGAAACGATGGAACGTGCACAACAAGCAACAGGTCAAGCTAAATTATTCTCTGCTAACATAACCGCTGACTTCCACGGCGAAATGATTCACCGAGGTGAGTTCATCCTGAATGAGTTTGCTAAATACGGTAACGAAAAACACGTTGCGTTCTTAGTTGACGGTTTTGTAACCGGTCCAGCAGGTGTTACTACAGCACGTCGTGCTTTCCCTGATACTTACCTTCACTTTCACCGTGCAGGTCATGGTGCTTTAACGTCTTATAAGTCACCAATGGGTATGGATCCATTATGCTACATGAAGTTAGCTCGTTTGATGGGTGCTTCAGGTATCCATACTGGTACGATGGGTTACGGAAAAATGGAAGGTCACTCTGGTGAGACTGTTCTTGCTTACATGCTTGAGCGTGATGAGTGTCAAGGGACATACTTCTATCAGAAATGGTACGGTATGAAGCCTACTACGCCAATTATTTCTGGTGGTATGAACGCGCTACGTTTACCTGGTTTCTTTGAGAACTTAGGTCACGGTAACGTTATCAACACTTGTGGTGGTGGTTCATTTGGTCACATCGACAGCCCAGCGGCTGGTGGTATTTCTCTAGGTCAAGCCTATGACTGTTGGAAAACAGGTGCAGATCCTATTGAATACGCTAAAGAGCACCCAGAATTTGCTCGCGCATTTGAATCTTTCCCTAGTGATGCAGATAAATACTACCCAGGTTGGAGAGAGAAACTAGGCGCTCATAAGTAA
- a CDS encoding CbbQ/NirQ/NorQ/GpvN family protein — protein sequence MDISQYKIENEPFYDAQSNEVELYKAAYGGRLPVMVKGPTGCGKSRFVEHMAWKLNKPIITVSCNEDITAADLVGRYLLDANGTRWVDGPLTMAARYGAICYLDEIVEARQDTMVVIHALTDHRRELSLDKKGELIKAHPDFQLVISYNPGYQSLMKDLKQSTKQRFCALNFNYADAETEAHILQKEGSIDAETAKKLVQIGESARKLKGHGLDEGISTRLMVYAAILINNGISPIEACKMAMVCPITDDADIRETLDNAIEMIFG from the coding sequence ATGGATATTTCACAATACAAAATTGAAAACGAACCATTTTACGATGCACAATCAAATGAAGTTGAGCTATACAAAGCCGCCTATGGTGGACGTCTACCCGTGATGGTCAAAGGACCAACTGGGTGCGGTAAATCTCGTTTTGTTGAGCATATGGCTTGGAAATTGAATAAACCGATCATCACTGTTTCTTGTAACGAGGACATTACAGCCGCCGATTTGGTTGGACGTTATTTGTTAGATGCCAACGGTACACGTTGGGTAGATGGCCCTTTAACTATGGCCGCTCGCTATGGTGCAATTTGCTACCTGGATGAAATTGTTGAAGCACGTCAAGACACCATGGTGGTGATCCATGCGTTAACCGACCATCGTCGTGAATTATCATTAGATAAAAAGGGTGAGTTAATCAAAGCGCATCCCGATTTCCAACTAGTGATTTCTTATAACCCAGGTTATCAGTCTCTAATGAAAGACTTAAAACAGTCTACTAAGCAGCGTTTTTGTGCATTAAATTTTAATTATGCGGATGCCGAAACCGAAGCACACATTCTTCAAAAAGAGGGAAGTATTGATGCCGAAACCGCCAAGAAATTAGTTCAAATTGGTGAATCGGCACGTAAATTAAAAGGGCACGGCTTAGATGAAGGTATCTCAACTCGTCTAATGGTGTACGCGGCAATTTTAATCAATAATGGTATTTCACCGATAGAAGCTTGCAAAATGGCAATGGTTTGTCCCATTACCGATGATGCCGACATTCGCGAAACGTTGGATAACGCAATCGAAATGATCTTTGGTTAA
- a CDS encoding nitric oxide reductase activation protein NorD: MMNEELLAEYQHKFKCKFPKALELFPKLLEHAVNSLPPHKVEAYLEGANFLCMIGQGVEPVLVYMEVMPEITAHFGPGTNKMIADYSYQLARSPNKKALIPFLSTLGSVCRRIDRIEELELYLQIIDEYVDKTQTVIHGHHSLYESPGMIALLESMPQLISKLCLNGIRNFIDYGARNYLNAPDEQIAYFQLKSQDAKSIITRERAGTNFKDVERHIDMLKSCMWDCDLPFKTFATAFDQLRKPVPYLDEQLLAVPDVYDEENGVSGLDRYRATVAHMLAHKTWSGKLMADNYAPQMQLFISVFEDCRVEYLAMQRYPGLRKLFMALHPYPKKGACDDSKQSCVRYRATRMSRALLDENFDTENPLLEEFRERFNKIMLEKGKNSTTQDMSELGIDFYVKSRKQSSDSLPGVFFDDTEVSYRDDNRCMWFYYEEYDEPDEIMPNEYENEERIIENEGDLPPRHYDEWDYVSESYRPDWTTVYERLHPSGDAGKIDRLMEKHGDLAKRLKKMIEMLKPQNKKRIRFQEEGEELDLDVALRSMIDFKSGQAPDPRINYSHTTDSRSIAVMLLVDTSQSLNERNQETGQTLLELSEEALAITAWTIEQLGDKFAIAGFCSDTRHEVRYQHIKGYSEGYTDEVKARIAGMEASYSTRMGAAMRHAAHYLEAQKAEKKLLLVLTDGEPADVDAKDPKMLIQDTHKAVEELQGKGIYTYCITVDPKADEYVADILVINIP, encoded by the coding sequence ATGATGAATGAAGAATTGTTAGCCGAATACCAACATAAATTTAAGTGTAAATTTCCAAAAGCGTTAGAACTGTTTCCAAAGCTTCTTGAGCATGCTGTAAATTCCTTGCCACCGCACAAGGTTGAGGCGTATTTAGAGGGTGCTAACTTTTTGTGCATGATTGGACAAGGCGTTGAACCGGTATTGGTTTACATGGAAGTGATGCCAGAAATCACCGCACACTTTGGTCCTGGCACCAACAAGATGATTGCCGATTACAGTTATCAACTGGCTCGTAGTCCCAATAAAAAAGCGTTAATTCCTTTTTTATCAACCTTGGGAAGCGTGTGCCGTCGTATTGATCGCATTGAAGAGCTTGAGTTATACCTACAAATCATTGATGAGTATGTCGACAAAACCCAAACCGTTATTCACGGCCATCACTCTTTGTATGAAAGCCCAGGAATGATTGCGCTGTTAGAGTCAATGCCTCAACTTATCTCAAAATTATGCTTAAACGGTATTCGCAACTTTATTGATTACGGTGCACGAAACTATCTGAATGCCCCGGATGAACAGATTGCGTATTTTCAACTTAAGTCACAAGATGCGAAAAGTATCATTACTCGTGAGCGCGCAGGCACTAATTTTAAAGATGTTGAACGGCATATAGACATGCTAAAAAGCTGTATGTGGGATTGCGATTTACCCTTCAAAACCTTTGCTACTGCTTTTGATCAATTACGCAAACCTGTGCCTTATCTTGATGAACAACTCCTTGCAGTACCTGATGTTTACGATGAGGAAAATGGGGTCTCAGGACTGGATCGTTACCGTGCGACGGTTGCGCATATGCTCGCGCACAAAACGTGGTCGGGTAAATTAATGGCCGATAACTACGCACCGCAAATGCAGTTATTTATCTCTGTGTTTGAAGATTGTCGTGTTGAATACTTAGCCATGCAGCGTTATCCCGGTCTAAGAAAATTGTTTATGGCTTTACACCCATACCCAAAAAAAGGCGCGTGCGATGACTCTAAACAGTCCTGTGTTCGCTACCGTGCTACACGTATGTCACGTGCCTTATTAGATGAGAATTTTGACACTGAAAACCCTCTTTTAGAGGAGTTTCGTGAACGTTTTAACAAGATTATGCTTGAGAAAGGGAAGAATTCGACCACTCAAGACATGTCTGAGTTAGGGATTGATTTCTATGTGAAATCGCGTAAACAGTCGTCTGATAGTTTGCCTGGCGTGTTTTTTGACGATACCGAAGTCTCTTATCGCGATGATAATCGCTGCATGTGGTTCTATTATGAAGAATACGATGAACCTGATGAAATAATGCCTAATGAGTATGAAAACGAAGAGCGAATTATCGAAAACGAAGGGGATCTTCCGCCAAGGCACTATGATGAGTGGGACTACGTTTCAGAAAGTTATCGTCCGGATTGGACAACCGTCTATGAACGTCTTCATCCTTCTGGAGATGCGGGTAAGATTGATCGCTTAATGGAAAAACATGGCGATTTAGCTAAGCGTTTGAAAAAAATGATTGAGATGCTTAAACCACAAAATAAAAAGCGTATTCGCTTTCAAGAAGAGGGTGAAGAGCTGGATTTAGATGTAGCTTTGCGCTCAATGATTGACTTTAAAAGCGGACAAGCGCCAGATCCTCGTATCAACTATAGCCATACAACGGACAGTCGTAGTATTGCGGTTATGCTGTTGGTCGATACTTCACAGTCATTAAATGAACGCAATCAAGAAACCGGACAAACTTTACTCGAGCTTTCTGAAGAAGCCCTGGCTATAACGGCTTGGACGATTGAACAGCTCGGTGATAAGTTTGCCATTGCAGGTTTTTGTTCTGACACACGTCATGAAGTGCGTTACCAACATATCAAAGGTTATTCAGAAGGTTATACCGATGAGGTCAAAGCCCGCATTGCGGGAATGGAAGCCTCTTATTCAACTCGAATGGGAGCGGCTATGCGTCATGCGGCTCACTATCTGGAAGCCCAAAAAGCTGAGAAAAAACTTTTGTTGGTTTTAACCGATGGTGAGCCTGCGGATGTGGATGCTAAAGACCCTAAAATGCTCATTCAAGATACTCATAAAGCGGTTGAAGAGTTGCAAGGTAAAGGCATATACACATATTGCATTACGGTTGATCCAAAGGCCGATGAATATGTTGCCGATATTTTGGTAATCAATATACCGTGA
- a CDS encoding CheR family methyltransferase, producing the protein MGASAGGLEALKEFLSAFKKPYDAIVIIAQHLDPKHPTILRDLLARITDMPVVLVEQDMRPELGVIYVVSPGHNALIQNKKIVLQPAAAIGPKPSINLLLSTLAEDVGEHAIAVILSGTGSDGALGIMAIKSANGVVIAQDEKTAKYSGMPRSAIDSGFVDMVLPPAAIADEIQAFIESAGQTFKQLSSPKIKSSLEKIFQRIFDQTGYDFSGYKLKTIQRRIARRMAVHKLVTIDDYVTLLTSSSVEVESLFKDLLISVTAFFRDKEAFEDLNGVIENLVAQTPEQKQLRIWVPGCANGEEPYSIAILVQLAKLKLRKDVNYQVFATDIDEFALSQARRGLYSAEQLKELPAEIIQHYFVLKDDKYLINKNIRDHVVFAKQNLIMDPPFSKIDLISCRNLLIYFTLELQKQVFQTFHFALKPSGCLFLGKSESATTAVPELFESLIKRSQIFARKSTGLSQRLDHISSAVSLSNIRQTQTMPQFSQEHKQSLDQLDRLLLDQMIPTAIVLDGSGHIMHIRGNANQYLSFPQGRIDTNVLSLIRDDLKVDVRALLQKSKRDGKANTQALFYNNQLADKALFLAMQRFEQAPKNQELFVLSFTEVDLSEAFISGTSSLNDKSINANDNLRKEIAIFKERLQTSIEELETTNEELQSTNEEMQSANEELQSANEELQTANEELQSTNQELSTVNEELEVKSFELEQVNNDLENMLVSMNEKIILVDSRLRLVRFTARAGQMFGLDAQHFGQPITTVGLKIDVPNFRNLLISVLQSEQEQCIKVRQNAVMYQLRIASYKSNMTGLVGLMLFFEHSKHVSTLNPEINCHLTLKIIGDDLPYTLVVIDEVGVITYVNQRITELLGYDPLDLLYKNVSVLMPTPYKEHHDQYLQSYMTGQVEGVMGQWRDVSASTATGERVLLKLKIEQTWINAERHFMGTMLSFEQYQAMQTMRSKHNQ; encoded by the coding sequence ATTGGTGCTTCGGCAGGGGGGTTAGAGGCATTAAAAGAGTTTTTAAGCGCATTTAAAAAGCCTTACGATGCCATTGTTATTATTGCCCAGCATTTAGACCCTAAACACCCCACTATATTACGTGACTTATTAGCCCGAATTACCGATATGCCCGTGGTGTTGGTCGAGCAGGATATGCGCCCAGAATTGGGGGTTATTTATGTAGTGTCCCCTGGACACAATGCGTTAATTCAAAACAAAAAAATTGTATTGCAACCCGCGGCGGCGATTGGGCCAAAACCCTCTATAAACTTGCTGCTTAGTACGCTTGCTGAAGACGTTGGTGAACACGCCATTGCGGTGATTTTGTCGGGTACGGGTTCGGATGGTGCGCTGGGTATTATGGCCATAAAGTCAGCCAATGGCGTGGTAATCGCTCAGGACGAAAAAACCGCCAAATACAGTGGCATGCCGCGTTCGGCTATTGACAGTGGTTTTGTGGATATGGTATTGCCACCCGCCGCCATTGCAGATGAAATTCAGGCCTTTATTGAATCAGCAGGTCAAACATTTAAGCAACTGTCTTCACCCAAAATAAAATCGTCACTCGAAAAAATCTTTCAACGCATTTTTGATCAAACAGGCTACGACTTCAGCGGTTATAAACTTAAAACCATTCAGCGTCGTATTGCACGGCGTATGGCGGTGCATAAATTGGTCACCATTGATGATTATGTAACGTTGTTAACGTCCTCGAGTGTAGAGGTTGAAAGTTTATTTAAAGATTTATTAATTTCGGTGACGGCCTTTTTTAGAGATAAAGAAGCGTTTGAGGATCTAAACGGCGTTATTGAAAATTTGGTTGCACAAACCCCCGAACAAAAGCAGTTGCGTATTTGGGTGCCAGGTTGCGCCAATGGAGAAGAGCCCTATTCGATTGCTATTTTGGTGCAGTTGGCCAAGTTAAAATTGCGTAAAGATGTCAATTATCAGGTTTTTGCAACCGATATTGACGAATTTGCCCTGTCCCAAGCGCGTCGTGGATTATACAGCGCAGAACAGCTTAAAGAATTGCCCGCTGAGATTATTCAGCACTATTTTGTGCTCAAAGACGACAAGTATTTAATTAACAAAAACATTCGCGATCATGTGGTGTTTGCCAAACAAAACTTAATTATGGATCCGCCGTTTTCTAAAATTGATTTGATAAGTTGCCGTAACCTTTTAATTTATTTTACGTTGGAATTGCAAAAACAAGTTTTTCAAACCTTTCATTTTGCACTTAAACCCAGCGGGTGTTTATTTTTGGGTAAGTCAGAGTCAGCCACTACGGCTGTGCCAGAGCTGTTTGAAAGTTTGATTAAACGCAGTCAGATTTTTGCGCGTAAATCAACGGGATTGTCGCAACGCTTGGATCATATTAGCAGTGCCGTATCGCTTTCTAATATTCGTCAAACTCAAACCATGCCGCAATTCAGTCAAGAACATAAGCAGTCGCTAGACCAGCTAGACCGACTGTTGTTGGATCAAATGATTCCCACCGCCATTGTGTTAGACGGCAGTGGTCATATCATGCACATTCGTGGCAATGCAAATCAGTATTTGTCGTTTCCGCAAGGGCGCATAGACACCAATGTTTTGTCTTTAATTCGCGATGACTTAAAAGTAGACGTGCGTGCTTTGTTGCAAAAAAGCAAACGTGACGGCAAAGCCAATACCCAAGCCTTGTTTTATAACAATCAGCTGGCCGATAAAGCCCTGTTTTTAGCCATGCAGCGTTTTGAGCAAGCGCCTAAAAATCAAGAGCTGTTTGTGTTGTCGTTTACCGAGGTCGATTTAAGCGAGGCTTTTATAAGCGGCACCAGTTCTTTAAACGACAAAAGCATCAATGCTAACGACAATTTGCGAAAAGAAATTGCCATCTTTAAAGAGCGTTTGCAAACATCAATTGAAGAACTTGAAACCACCAACGAAGAGTTGCAATCCACTAATGAAGAGATGCAATCAGCCAACGAAGAGTTGCAGTCGGCCAATGAAGAGCTGCAAACGGCTAACGAAGAGTTGCAATCAACCAATCAAGAGCTTTCTACGGTTAATGAAGAATTAGAAGTTAAATCGTTTGAGCTTGAGCAGGTTAATAACGACCTTGAAAACATGCTGGTCAGCATGAATGAAAAAATTATTTTAGTCGACTCTCGTTTACGCTTAGTGCGTTTTACCGCCAGAGCAGGGCAAATGTTTGGCTTGGATGCTCAGCATTTTGGACAACCTATTACCACAGTAGGTCTAAAAATTGACGTGCCTAATTTTAGAAATTTACTCATAAGCGTGTTGCAATCAGAGCAAGAGCAATGCATCAAAGTTAGACAAAACGCCGTAATGTACCAACTGCGAATAGCGTCTTATAAATCGAATATGACAGGACTGGTTGGGTTAATGCTGTTTTTTGAGCACAGCAAGCATGTCTCAACGCTTAATCCCGAAATTAATTGTCATTTAACGCTAAAAATTATTGGCGATGATTTGCCTTATACGTTGGTGGTGATAGACGAGGTTGGCGTGATTACGTATGTTAATCAGCGGATTACAGAACTTTTAGGGTACGATCCACTCGACTTATTGTATAAAAATGTAAGTGTACTAATGCCTACGCCGTATAAAGAGCATCACGACCAATATTTGCAATCTTACATGACCGGCCAGGTCGAAGGTGTAATGGGTCAGTGGCGCGATGTCAGTGCCTCTACCGCAACCGGTGAACGAGTGCTGTTAAAGTTAAAAATAGAGCAAACATGGATTAACGCCGAAAGACACTTTATGGGAACCATGTTAAGTTTTGAACAATATCAAGCCATGCAAACCATGCGCTCTAAGCACAATCAGTGA
- a CDS encoding EAL domain-containing protein, translated as MSDAKELMQEELVETLQILQQDLCAFKNENEQLNAEVITLHEQLDLLQQQMIEAESEYLTNEQNGSKEIHQLHQYRTLFCQLPYAFILIDGHGQIQQVNQKASELLNLSEVQLLTTNFRKLLSVESSFMLLNAMRQQKIQNSPEMQSHFSHFVTLLTGQMMTLNVHYVCDEALGGSSFCHQYILSLQPIALNTLSEQSLRIAHIIIDQLREGVMITDAKNRIIKVNQAFCEITGYTQNEVIGGCPSILQSGRHTPGFYKEMWVKLQNNGWWAGEIWNKRKSGEVYPEWLQISRIKDEANGQVFYAATFADITERKEHQHQLDRLAFYDALTGLPNRTLLNQFLEVQLSRACPNGNNCLAVFFIDLDKFKEVNDHFGHAEGDIILREATQRITSRIRENDLASRIGGDEFVLVLSRLQSENNADEIAKDIIELLATPYQTSKAVHRLSATIGIAFFPTHGVTGSDLMRRADAAMYRAKALGRNRFQVFEVQDETHLVSTNQAMHQLWKAIEEPHKYIEMHYQPIFCAVTQVLLEYEALVRLKDDKGALIYPDQFIEVAEQNGLITKLGLVIFESVCRDVSTLPVVDRLNIDVNLSVLQFQDVQLLEQLLAIAQKYQLSLSQFNFEVTETATMQNLNSMVNVLEALQSNGCNILLDDFGTGFASLSMLKNLPINVVKIDRSFISELETSDEARSLVKAMIAMAKALSLKITTEGVETQAQLDWLVTQKVDYIQGYLLGKPQKSFYKVH; from the coding sequence ATGAGCGATGCCAAAGAACTTATGCAAGAAGAGCTAGTTGAAACGTTGCAGATTTTACAACAAGATTTGTGCGCGTTTAAAAATGAAAACGAGCAACTTAATGCCGAAGTGATAACACTGCATGAGCAGTTAGATCTTTTGCAGCAACAAATGATTGAAGCCGAATCAGAATATTTGACCAACGAGCAAAATGGCTCAAAAGAAATTCATCAGTTGCATCAGTACCGAACACTGTTTTGTCAGCTGCCTTATGCATTTATTTTGATTGACGGACATGGCCAAATACAACAAGTAAATCAAAAAGCCAGTGAGCTTTTAAATTTATCCGAAGTGCAATTACTCACCACTAATTTTCGCAAACTCTTAAGCGTAGAAAGCAGTTTTATGTTGCTTAACGCCATGCGCCAGCAAAAAATTCAAAACTCCCCTGAAATGCAAAGTCATTTTTCACATTTTGTGACCTTATTGACCGGCCAAATGATGACCTTAAACGTGCATTATGTGTGTGACGAGGCGTTGGGAGGTTCCTCTTTTTGCCATCAATACATCCTATCGCTCCAACCCATTGCCTTAAATACGTTAAGCGAACAATCGCTTCGCATAGCACACATTATTATTGACCAGTTGCGTGAGGGGGTGATGATTACCGATGCCAAAAATCGTATTATTAAGGTCAATCAAGCCTTTTGCGAAATCACTGGTTACACTCAAAATGAGGTGATAGGAGGTTGTCCTAGTATTTTGCAGTCGGGTCGCCACACCCCAGGTTTTTACAAAGAAATGTGGGTTAAATTGCAAAACAATGGCTGGTGGGCCGGTGAGATTTGGAACAAGCGTAAAAGCGGTGAGGTCTATCCCGAATGGTTGCAAATTAGTCGTATTAAAGACGAGGCCAACGGTCAGGTTTTTTATGCGGCCACGTTTGCAGACATTACCGAGCGCAAAGAGCACCAACATCAATTAGACCGTTTGGCTTTTTACGACGCTCTAACAGGCCTGCCCAATCGCACTTTGCTTAATCAGTTTTTAGAAGTACAACTTAGCCGAGCTTGCCCTAATGGCAATAATTGTTTGGCGGTTTTTTTTATTGATTTGGACAAGTTTAAAGAGGTTAACGATCATTTTGGGCATGCAGAAGGCGATATTATTTTGCGTGAGGCCACGCAGCGTATTACCAGCCGAATTAGAGAAAACGATTTAGCCTCGCGAATTGGTGGCGATGAGTTTGTACTAGTGTTGTCGCGTTTGCAATCAGAAAACAACGCCGATGAAATTGCCAAAGATATTATCGAATTGTTAGCGACACCTTATCAAACCAGTAAAGCTGTTCATCGTTTAAGTGCCACTATTGGCATCGCTTTTTTTCCTACACATGGGGTAACAGGCAGCGATTTAATGCGCCGCGCCGATGCCGCTATGTACCGTGCTAAAGCACTTGGTCGCAATCGTTTTCAGGTGTTTGAGGTGCAAGACGAAACGCATTTAGTGTCCACCAATCAGGCTATGCATCAGTTATGGAAAGCCATTGAAGAGCCGCATAAATATATTGAAATGCACTATCAGCCAATTTTTTGCGCCGTAACACAAGTGTTGCTTGAATATGAGGCTTTGGTTCGTTTAAAAGATGATAAAGGGGCGTTAATTTATCCCGACCAATTTATTGAGGTGGCCGAACAAAATGGCTTAATTACCAAGCTAGGATTGGTCATTTTTGAATCGGTGTGTCGCGATGTGAGTACGCTGCCAGTGGTCGATCGACTTAATATTGACGTGAATTTATCTGTTTTGCAATTTCAAGATGTGCAACTTTTAGAGCAGTTGTTGGCGATTGCTCAAAAATATCAACTGTCTTTAAGTCAGTTTAATTTTGAGGTAACCGAAACGGCCACCATGCAAAATTTAAACAGTATGGTGAATGTGTTAGAAGCCTTGCAAAGCAATGGCTGTAATATTTTGCTAGACGATTTTGGAACAGGATTTGCCTCTTTGTCTATGCTCAAAAACTTGCCCATTAATGTGGTAAAAATTGACCGTAGCTTTATCAGTGAGCTAGAAACGTCCGACGAAGCGCGCAGTTTGGTTAAGGCCATGATTGCCATGGCAAAAGCACTTTCTTTAAAAATAACCACAGAAGGCGTTGAAACCCAAGCGCAACTCGACTGGTTGGTAACGCAAAAAGTAGATTACATTCAGGGGTATTTACTGGGCAAACCGCAAAAATCATTTTATAAAGTGCATTAA